The sequence below is a genomic window from Leptolyngbya sp. SIO1E4.
CCACTCAGGGAATCGCCCCCTCGCTTGGTTTGGGGGAGGAGCCGTGGCCACGGTCATGGTCAGTAGCTGGATATCAGGGAGCCATTCTTCACGCTCAACGGTAGATGAAATGAGCGATTTGCTCAATCCAGCGATCTTTCGATGCCGCATTGAGGCCATTCAGGTCAAGATCGCCCGCACTCACCAGGCTGCTTGGAAGCCAGTACGATATTGGGCCTTACAGTCTCAAGCCTGTGCGGTGCACATCTGCGATCGCGACCCTTGGCTGCAGACAGAGTTATTAGAAGCCCTCCACACCGTCGTGGATCTAGCTCAGAAAGTGGCAGACGGCTTACAGGTGAAGGTGCAGATTCAGACCCCCCTCTATCAGTACAAAATCCAGAAGCAATTGAGGCAGCACTGCGATCGCCTGCAGAAAATCTATGCCCAACTGCAACAGTTTCAAGATCACCTTGCCCTTACCAGCCTTGAAACCACGCCTGCAGATATCACCCTGCCCCAACGGCTCCAGGCCTTGATTCACACCAACCAGTCGCCCTGACCAACGCCCCGTGTTCTTTCGCAGTGAAATGATGATGCACCCTATCATGCGTAAATTTTTACCGAACCGAACCTCTCGTCAATTGCTCGGGTTTAGCGTGGGTCTGTTGGCCAGCCTGGGACTCGCGTTACTCAGTGGCTGCCTGGGTGGAGCCACTGTCGATTCTGTAGAGAGCGCCCAATCTGTCCTCAACAACCGAATATTGCCTCAAATTGAGATCGGCACTGAAACAGTACCCGATGCCGTGGCGGCCCGCTACGCCGTTGATCAAATCCAAGAACCCCTGCCTGATATTGAAACCTTTCCACTTTATGGAGCCACCCCTCAACCCGGTAGCAATGAGGTGTATATCGAACTCTATAGCTCCTCTGAAAAAGCCAATATTGATCGAGAAAACGAACGGTGGTTGGTGGAAGTCGCCACCGCCTTTAACCAACGGCAGGAAACCCTCAACTCTGGAAAAGTCATTCAGGTTGGGGTGCGAAAAATTGCCTCAGGGACAGCGGCTCGATTGTTGGGGGCAGGGGCGGCCCAACCCGCAGGCTATAGCCCTTCTAATGACCTCTGGATTTCAATGATTAAAAGCCAGGGCGTGGATGTAAGGTCGGTGGCGCCTCAGCTCGTGCCCAACACGGCTGGCTGGGTCGTCCCCGCTGAGGTTTATCAGCAGCTACAGTCTGATGGCCCAGTCACCTTCGATGTCTTACTCAATGCCATTGCCTTAGATCAAGTAACCGTTGCTTACCCTAACCCCTATAAGAGTTCGACTGCGCTCAATTTGCTCTATACCCTATATTGGCGCGCTGCCGGTCATCATCAGGATGGCGGGGCGCTGACCAAGGCCGAACTCCAGACACCCCAGGTCAAATCGGTATTTGATCAGTTTCAATCCCAGGTGTTGATTACCACCCCCACCACCTTAGAGCTCCAAGAACTTTTCCTGCGTGACCAGAGTAAACTCCAGGCCTTTCCGCTGGAATATCAAAATTATCTGGCGCTAAAACAGGTATCCGGCTTTGAAGAGACCGAGTTTATTCCCTTTGGTATTCCCCATAACAATCCGTTAGTTGGGTTCGGCTGGAATTCTCCCGAAACGGCTGCTGCCCTCGATCGCTTCGCGACCTTTGCCCGTTCCCCTGAAATGATACAGCTGGCCCGCAATCAAGGTTTCATTGAAACCGACTACTTCCAATCTGCTCATCCGCCCATTCCTGATGGCAGCACATTACTGGCCGCCCAATCTAGCTGGAAACTTAATAAAGACAGCGGCCAAACCGTCTATCTCGAGATGGTGATTGACACCAGCGGTTCGATGCAGGGTGAACCCCTGGCGGCTGTACAAGCAGGGTTACGCATTGCCAGTCAGCAGATTAACCGCAGTAATCAGCTGGGGCTTGTGACCTTTGCCGATCGCCCCATTCGCCAGTTACCCCTCGCATCCTTTGATGAACGGCACCATAAAAAACTGCTGGCGGCGATTGACCAACTGCAGGCTGACGGTAAGACGGCAATGTATGACGGCATCATGGTGGGGTTGGCCGATTTGCTCGAAAAACGGGCCAGTGACCCTAACGGGCGGTTTTACCTGATGCTGCTCACGGATGGTGAGGTTAATTGGGGGCATCGGTTTGCCGACATCCAGGACATCATGACCTACAGCCAGGTGCGCTTTTATCCGATCGCCTACGGCAATGTAAACGAGTCAGAACTTCAGGCGATCGCAAACCTGCGAGAATCGACGGTCAAGCAAGGCAATCCCGAGAACGTGAAAACCCTGTTCAAGGATTTGTTCCAGGTGAATTTATGATGTACACACAGAATCCTACACGGCGACTGATAAGAACCCTGGGGTTAGGGTGGTTGGCTTTTGCAGGGGTTGGCTTATTGCTGCACTTTGTCATTCGCATCCCCGCCATCACAGTCATCATCGATCGCAGCTATTGCCCCCCAGATCAGTGGCAACAGCAGGTCGTTCAACCCTATCGTGACCTTTATCAGCAGGCACACTCTAAGCAGCTGCAAATTACCCAGGTGGTAGTGATGACAGATATTGATCAAACCCCATTACCCACCGTCCCTGCGCCGGAAGCATTAGGCAACCCCTTTGGCCAAGCCCCTGATTTTGGAACTGTCGCGGCAGTGGCACAGCAATTTCCAGACGCGGTCTTCCTCCGGTGTAAAGTTCCCTAATGGGTTTGCCAAAAGCATTCTTTGCTGACAAATATCGCGGTGTGCATTTGGAGTAAGTACACCCTAGACCCCAAACCCTAGACCCTGTCTTTACCAAACTGTACTGGATTGAACTGAATAGGGCTATTTCATGTTCCTGGCAACTACAGAGCCTTACTCAGCTGAGTCTAGGATATCTTGATCAAAACAGGTTGGGGTTTTGAGGGCTAGAGTATTCTTCCAAGATGAGTGTGGCTTTTTTAATATGATTCTGGAACAGAATTTAGACAAAATTGAAACCCTGTACAACACGATAGCCAAAGCGTATGCAGAGACTTTTTCAGGTGAACATGAAAAGAAACCTAAAGATCAAGAAATCCTCCATAAATTCTCTCTAAAGATTGGGGATAGAAAACCGGTTTGGGATTTTGGCTGTGGCCCTGGTCAGACTACGCAATATCTAAAGAATCTGGGTATCGAAATCTCAGGACTCGATCTGGCGGAAAAGGCGCTAGAACAGACCAGAACCCTTCATCCGGAGATCTCTTTTCGAAAGGGAAATATGCTCGACCTCGACTTTGAAAATAATTCAATTGCGGGTGTAGTTGCTTTCTACGCCATTGTTCACTTTACTGAAGCGCAGGTGGAGAGAGCTTTCCGCGAGATATTTCGTGTATTAAAGCCGGATGGCATCTTCCTTTTTACATATCATATTGGTGCAGAGACAATCCACGTAGAAGAGTCTTTCGGTAAGAAAGTCGATATCGATTTCATATTCCACACGACAGATTTCATTACGAGCTGTCTCAATAAGAGCGGATTTACAAGCCTCGAAATAATCGAAAGAGATCCATATCCTGGTGTGGAATATGAAAGTCGACGGGCTTATGTGTTTGCGACAAAATCAACCGAGGTGGGTGAGGGCAATCGTTCTTCTAACCTTTAGCCTTGTTCCGTATCCGAATGTAAGCCGCTATTTTTTATCTGACCAGCAAAGGGAATATCCAGTATGATTGCTGGTCAGGATATCTCATCGTACCGAGGATATGCCCTCAGACGTCATTCTTTTCAGGGCTCGTTCTGAAGCACCGCACGATCGCGGGCCTGATCCCAGCACCAGAGCGGTTGACCGCTCAACAGCTGTACGCCACCGACCCAGCGATCGATCCCTCCAGCCTGTAGCCTATGGGCCTCACCGTTGAGAATTGCCTGCCCCCAATCAGTCAGCCTCAACTGCCGCTGATGCCAAGGTTCGGCTGCAGAGTTCGATCGCACCGTGATCAGAGGCTGGGGTGATTGACTCAGAGTACGTAACACATGCCAATACATGCTGTCGCCTAAGTACGGTAGCGGTTCTCGCTGCTGGGTCAACAGACCAAAGGTGCGCCCCGCTGTCAGCGATTCTGAGTCTACCAGAATCTGGAGCGTCAGGCGCTCTGTCAGGCTTAAGCCATCTTCAAGCCACGGCAGCTCTTGTAGGTGGCGACGTAAGGCCGGGGCCATCGTCGCTATGGCTGGTGTGCCTGTTTGCATGAGGGCAACCAGTGCTGTGGGCGTAGGGGCTGTCAATCCTTGCCAGACGGCTTCCCCCAGTGCGAACTGCTCGGGTGTAACCGGGCGCTGGGTTTCCCATAAAAGGCGCAAGCCTTCCGGTGACAGTTGCCCTAGCCCGATAAACCGCTCAATGCCCGGAAACCGATTGACGCAAATCAGTGCTAGCTGCTCGGGTGCTTGCCTTTGGCCGTAGTGGTGGAGCACATAGGCCAATATCAGCTGATCATAAGCATCGTGCTCAAACCAGAGAACGACGCGGGGATAGGTAGGGCTTTGGTGCAGGCGATCGTACGCACGGGCCAATCGCTGTTGGGCATCTTGGGGGGAAATGCCATAGGCGCTGGCGATAAACGCGCTCCGGTGCGCTAGAAATCCTGACAGATCACCATCAGGGGGGACGGGGCCCTGACAGTATGGATCCGCAAACTCCAGAAAATCTCCTGCAAACCCAGCAATCGCCAGCCCTTGTTGAATATCTGAGCCGCAGCGCAGATGCAGCGTCGGTTTATCACCATCTAGGGCGATAGGGTGGCCAGAGGCGATCGCCTGCGCCGCTACTGTCATGCGCTCAATGTGAGCCTTTAGCTGCGGCCAGCTAGAGAGCCCCTGTTCACGGGCAATCACCCATTGGGCATCGCTGAGGGTTGGGCGAAAGACTGAGGTGTCAAAGTCCCGCAGCAATTTTGCGTCAGGATGGTGGGCTTTAAACCGCTGTAATGCGGCTGGAGCGGCTGCCTGGTAGCTTTTCAGCAAATCCTTCGCGCGTTTTCGCTGCTGCGCTAGATTGAGCGGCCCAGTCAGATGGGAACTGTTGAACAAACGATTAGACATACGACTTCCTCCACTGTCGCCTGTGTCCGCTCATCAGGCGAGGAAACCGTATTGTGATTAAGCAATTCTGTGGGCGCAGCCCTTCCCGCGGACAGGTCGCGCCAGATGCGCGTATCGTCATCCTAGCACTGCTTTTTGCCCCCGCAGGGCAAAAGATCAGACAGCACTCTCGATAGTCAGACGAACAGGGGCGTTAGATAATCTGAGTCTGACCTTTTCGCATCCATGGGCAATGCTATGACCCCTCAGAAACGTAACGTCGGAATTCTGATTTTTCCAGAGGTCGAGGTTCTCGATTTTGCTGGGCCGTTTGAAGTCTTTTCTCGGGTTCGCTTGGTTCCGGGGGTTGACTCTCGCCGCTCTGATGACAGTGCCCCTTTTCAGGTGTTCACGATCGCCAAAACCACTGACACCATTCCAGCCGTTGGGGGACTGCGGGTGCTGCCCGATTATGACTTTGCCTCAGCCCCGAATATTGATCTGTTAGTGGTGCCTGGGGGGTTTGGTACGCGCCCTCTGCTGCAAGACCCAGATACCCTCAACTGGATCCATACCGTTAGCCAACACGCCGAGCAGGTGACGTCCGTTTGCACCGGTGCGCTACTGCTGGCAAAGTTGGGTTTATTGGCGGAGAAACAAGCCACTACCCACTGGGGTGCCCTTGATTTTCTGGCTAGCCTCGATCCGTCGATTACCGTCAAGCGTGATCAGCGGGTGGTGGCAGACGGCATTTTTACCTCGGCGGGGGTGGCTGCTGGCATTGATATGTCTCTGGCGGTTGTCGAGTCTCTTTTTGGCAAACCCGTGGCAGATGAGACCGCCCACTACATTGAGTTTCCCCGCGATCGCGCCTAGTCAGCCCGTGTTTCCTCAAAGCTTATTCTTGTTCTTGAGCTTGACGGACTCATACAGTTTTTCCATCGCCTCAATAAAAGAGTTGTCTCGGTGCCAAAAGGCTGGGAAGTCTCCTTGCTTCTTCACCAGAATCGCGGGTACAGCCGAGGGAGAAGCCTCCTCTATTGTTTGAGGCAACCGCTTCTCGCCGTGCCAAAAATCCTTCAGGGTCAGATCCGGAACGGGGGTCGTTTGCGGTTGGGTGTAGTAGTGATCGACGAGAGTTGGGGGGCGTTGCTGAGCTGAGAGTTCTGCAGAAAGGGCTTGCCCCAGGGGGCTCTTCTCTAATTCTGCCTTGAGCGCTTCCCGGGGTAGGCCACGGAGTTCGAACAGTAAAAACGGATCGCGATCGAGTTCAGCAGCGATGAGATAATACACCCCAGCAATATGCTTGCAAGGGTTGCTGTAGTCTGGGCACGAACACCGAGTCTGAAAATCCTTTTTGCTTGCGGGTAGCAAGTTTAGCCCTAAGGTTTTGAAGCTGTCTTCAATGTTGTCAGGAATTTCATTGAGCAGGAGTCGGGAGATCAGACTGGCCTTGGACGCAATGAGGGCAATGACCGCTGCCCATTTTGCTTTGCTGATGGGCTCAAAATCGATCACGGTGTTATAAAGCGGCTCTTCATAGACGCCAAAGTAAGGGTTGACCGAGCCCCTAACCTGGGCCGAGACCAGCCCTCCGTCAATGTCAAAGCGTTTAACTTTGTTGCCTCGAGCATAGGATCGCCCCCGACTTAAACGGCCTGCATCAGTCAACCGTTCAATGGCGTCAATGAACTTTTGCCCCCACCAACTGCGACTAAATTTCTGAGCCATCGTGATTACTCCAAAATGGCGCTCTTGTTGAGCTCAATCAATTGCTTAAAGGCGTCATTGTCGAGTTCTGTGAGCCAGGACTCATCAGCGCCAACGATCGCACCAGCCAGCTTTTTCTTATCTTCAATCATCTGATCAATACGCTCTTCCAGCGTCCCCATGGCGACGAACTTGTGGACAAAGACATTTTTTTGTTGGCCAATGCGGAAGGCGCGATCGGTGGCCTGGTCTTCAACGGCAGGGTTCCACCAGCGATCAAAATGAAATACGTGGTTGGCTTTGGTCAACGTAATGCCGACCCCTGCCGCTTTCAGAGACAGCACAAAAATAGAGGGGTCGGTTTCCGGATCCTGGAACTCGCTAATCATCTGTTCCCGTTTCTTGCGATGGGTGCCG
It includes:
- a CDS encoding VWA domain-containing protein; amino-acid sequence: MMMHPIMRKFLPNRTSRQLLGFSVGLLASLGLALLSGCLGGATVDSVESAQSVLNNRILPQIEIGTETVPDAVAARYAVDQIQEPLPDIETFPLYGATPQPGSNEVYIELYSSSEKANIDRENERWLVEVATAFNQRQETLNSGKVIQVGVRKIASGTAARLLGAGAAQPAGYSPSNDLWISMIKSQGVDVRSVAPQLVPNTAGWVVPAEVYQQLQSDGPVTFDVLLNAIALDQVTVAYPNPYKSSTALNLLYTLYWRAAGHHQDGGALTKAELQTPQVKSVFDQFQSQVLITTPTTLELQELFLRDQSKLQAFPLEYQNYLALKQVSGFEETEFIPFGIPHNNPLVGFGWNSPETAAALDRFATFARSPEMIQLARNQGFIETDYFQSAHPPIPDGSTLLAAQSSWKLNKDSGQTVYLEMVIDTSGSMQGEPLAAVQAGLRIASQQINRSNQLGLVTFADRPIRQLPLASFDERHHKKLLAAIDQLQADGKTAMYDGIMVGLADLLEKRASDPNGRFYLMLLTDGEVNWGHRFADIQDIMTYSQVRFYPIAYGNVNESELQAIANLRESTVKQGNPENVKTLFKDLFQVNL
- a CDS encoding class I SAM-dependent methyltransferase, whose product is MILEQNLDKIETLYNTIAKAYAETFSGEHEKKPKDQEILHKFSLKIGDRKPVWDFGCGPGQTTQYLKNLGIEISGLDLAEKALEQTRTLHPEISFRKGNMLDLDFENNSIAGVVAFYAIVHFTEAQVERAFREIFRVLKPDGIFLFTYHIGAETIHVEESFGKKVDIDFIFHTTDFITSCLNKSGFTSLEIIERDPYPGVEYESRRAYVFATKSTEVGEGNRSSNL
- a CDS encoding DUF1835 domain-containing protein, with product MSNRLFNSSHLTGPLNLAQQRKRAKDLLKSYQAAAPAALQRFKAHHPDAKLLRDFDTSVFRPTLSDAQWVIAREQGLSSWPQLKAHIERMTVAAQAIASGHPIALDGDKPTLHLRCGSDIQQGLAIAGFAGDFLEFADPYCQGPVPPDGDLSGFLAHRSAFIASAYGISPQDAQQRLARAYDRLHQSPTYPRVVLWFEHDAYDQLILAYVLHHYGQRQAPEQLALICVNRFPGIERFIGLGQLSPEGLRLLWETQRPVTPEQFALGEAVWQGLTAPTPTALVALMQTGTPAIATMAPALRRHLQELPWLEDGLSLTERLTLQILVDSESLTAGRTFGLLTQQREPLPYLGDSMYWHVLRTLSQSPQPLITVRSNSAAEPWHQRQLRLTDWGQAILNGEAHRLQAGGIDRWVGGVQLLSGQPLWCWDQARDRAVLQNEP
- a CDS encoding DJ-1/PfpI family protein; the protein is MTPQKRNVGILIFPEVEVLDFAGPFEVFSRVRLVPGVDSRRSDDSAPFQVFTIAKTTDTIPAVGGLRVLPDYDFASAPNIDLLVVPGGFGTRPLLQDPDTLNWIHTVSQHAEQVTSVCTGALLLAKLGLLAEKQATTHWGALDFLASLDPSITVKRDQRVVADGIFTSAGVAAGIDMSLAVVESLFGKPVADETAHYIEFPRDRA
- a CDS encoding SWIM zinc finger family protein, translated to MAQKFSRSWWGQKFIDAIERLTDAGRLSRGRSYARGNKVKRFDIDGGLVSAQVRGSVNPYFGVYEEPLYNTVIDFEPISKAKWAAVIALIASKASLISRLLLNEIPDNIEDSFKTLGLNLLPASKKDFQTRCSCPDYSNPCKHIAGVYYLIAAELDRDPFLLFELRGLPREALKAELEKSPLGQALSAELSAQQRPPTLVDHYYTQPQTTPVPDLTLKDFWHGEKRLPQTIEEASPSAVPAILVKKQGDFPAFWHRDNSFIEAMEKLYESVKLKNKNKL